The nucleotide window TCTAAAGCCCTCGCCACGTGGCGAACTCGAAATCACAGACGTTAACCGGCTGTACCTGGAGCAGGGAAATCTGCGGGTCGAGGTGATGGGCCGCGGCATGGCGTGGCTGGATACGGGCACACATGACTCGCTCTTTGAGGCTGGGCTGTTCATCAAGACGATCGAGCAGCGTCAGGGATTGAAGGTCGCGAGTCCCGAGGAGATCTCTTATCGCAAGAGCTGGATCGATGCCGAGCAACTGAAGGCGCTGGCCCGCAGGGCAGAGAAGAGCGGCTACGGCGAATATCTGTTGGGATTGTTGGATGAGCCGTTTGTGCTTTCTGCTTCGGAGGGTTTGCTGTGAATGTAACGGAAACCTCTCTGCCCGGAGTGCTGGTGCTGGAACCGCGCCAGTTTCGCGATGACCGGGGTGTCTTTTTTGAGACTTTTAACCTGGCTAAGATGATTGAGCTGGGTCTGCCGGCGGAGTGGAAGCAGGATAATTTTTCCATTTCAAAGGCCAATGTTGTTCGCGGTATTCATTATCAGATTGGCGAGCCGCAGGGGAAACTTGTGCGGGTGATCACAGGCGCGGCGCTTGACGTAATTGTCGATTTGCGACGCAGCTCGCCTACGTTTGGCCAGCATACGACGGTCGAACTGAGCGGAGATAATTCGCGGATGGTTTGGATTCCTGTTGGCTTCGGGCATGGCTTTGCTGCCCTTACGGAGACGGTGGCGCTGAGCTACAAGGTGACCGAGTATTACTCTCCCAAGGCAGAGCGCACCATTCTCTGGAACGATCCGGAGCTGGCGATTGAC belongs to Acidicapsa ligni and includes:
- the rfbC gene encoding dTDP-4-dehydrorhamnose 3,5-epimerase, encoding MNVTETSLPGVLVLEPRQFRDDRGVFFETFNLAKMIELGLPAEWKQDNFSISKANVVRGIHYQIGEPQGKLVRVITGAALDVIVDLRRSSPTFGQHTTVELSGDNSRMVWIPVGFGHGFAALTETVALSYKVTEYYSPKAERTILWNDPELAIDWKIAPDKAILSAKDAVGALFADAEVFA